GGCGACATTGAAGCCGATAAGGGAAACAGTGGTTCGAAAACCACGATTCTTTGCCATTTTGGAGGCATTAGACTATACAAAATATGGTTTATAATCGGAGTGCTTTGATAAACGAATCTCAAAACCCAATTATGCAGTAACTTCTCGGCTGCGAAGTAAAGTGCCCACTCCACTGTGCAGATCAGCTGCCAGGGGCAGGGGTCGTGTCAACGTTGCCCTTTGATGCTAATGACTCTGCCATCGCCTTGCATCGGAACTGGCAGATCGGCTCCGATGATGGGGCTCAAAGCATTCTGAACTTAGCGGGCAATCAAAAACCGTGCTGCAGCAAATTGGCATGCGTGATGTAGATGAATGGAGATGCTGCTGCTTTTTCCAGCTTTCTGGAGAGGTTTCCCCAGTGGAGGCGGCGGACAGCTCCGGCGGACGTCGGACAAGTGATTTCCGCAAAGCTTTCTGGATCGCACTGGCAGTCGCAGTGGATTGCTGCTGCgttgattgattgattaatTGACAAAGGCAGTGCCGTTAGTTTTCCAAttccatttgcatttgcatatcTAATTTATGAACGGCCCAAGTCTTGTCTGCCTTTCTGCTGCGTGGCGGCGTATGTAGTTCATTGTGTTAGTTATGCAAATGCCGCACTTCCGTTGCGTCCAGCGTCTGCCTCCCATTGCAGCTTAATTATTCATTAAATTCAACTTAAATTCCATATTTGCGCCTGCAGTCATTTGTGGCCCAAATTTCGATGGCTGCCCCCGGCGATATGGGCTGCAGGGGCTTTTGTCTATCTGCAGGCTTTTGTCACCATAAACGAGAAGTGTTGGCCGATTATGAAATAATTATGGGCATTCGGCAGGTTGTGTCTGATTTTGTGGGCGGGGTCAACGTGCCTGCTGTCCGACTACACTGGGTCACAAAAAGGGAAGCTGATTCGCCtgcaaaataatacatttttacaCGCGTATTTTGTGaaaagtataaaatattaaaaatatttggctCATATCACACTCTCTGAAAATCGCATAAATTTTCGTTGCCTCGTGGTGTAATTAAATCCGATAGAGCACGTTTGACAACGTTTGTTTTGGCCATATCGGGCATCTAGTTGGCCTAGCCTATTGTGTTCTAATTACAATGGAAATGGGCCGGATCCCTGGCACAGTCTCTCTCTTTCACCTACAGCCGAAAACATTACCCAGTCTGTTTCTCTAtgtaaattttcaaaatctaTAAAGTACAGCCCACCTGCCTCCGCTATTCAGCCCCCAGGCCCGTTCTTCGTGGAGAGACTGCGACATGCCTTGCATATTTAATCCTGGCTACATCGGTCCCGATCCGCCATGCTGCGACACCGACTGTTTGGAGGAAAACAACTGCCCCAACCCGGCCTGCGATGTTTGTCCGGAGGTGCAGCTGCCATGCTGCAGTCCCGCCCGTCCGAAGAAGGAGCCGGAGAAGGACAAACCCAAGGAGGAGCGGAAATCCAAACCTTAGAAGGGATGCTACCAGACTGATGCCTCAAGAAGGACTCGGATTTCCGGAgtgtatttattttccaataatataatgaaaaataaacacatttaTTTAGATCAGATTCCTCGTCTTTGAATCGAACTAGTCTTTGCGTAAATGTTTACCATCAGTCCTAAATGAGATTTAATTACCACTTCCATCCATCCATGGTATCCACAACATGGTCTATAAACATCTCCTTTGAAAGGGATAATCCATTTCACCAAGAAACTGACACATCAAGACACATTCGACTCAAAAGTCAACACACAACTTCTCCAAACATATGTGC
This region of Drosophila bipectinata strain 14024-0381.07 chromosome 2L, DbipHiC1v2, whole genome shotgun sequence genomic DNA includes:
- the LOC108132240 gene encoding uncharacterized protein codes for the protein MPCIFNPGYIGPDPPCCDTDCLEENNCPNPACDVCPEVQLPCCSPARPKKEPEKDKPKEERKSKP